One window from the genome of Nocardioides panaciterrulae encodes:
- the paaA gene encoding 1,2-phenylacetyl-CoA epoxidase subunit PaaA: MTTTPSAPLDAPDEDRLLAGFDATIARNDRIEPRDWMPEGYRKTLVRQVAQHAHSEIIGMQPEGNWLTRAPSLRRKAILLAKVQDEAGHGLYLYSACETLGVSRAELTEMLIEGRQKYSSIFNYPTLSYADVGTIGWLVDGAAICNQVPLCRTSFGPYGRAMIRICKEESFHQRQGYELLMTMMRGTDEQRAMVQESVDRFWWPALMMFGPPDAESPNTAQSMAWGIKRNTNDDLRQRFVDMTVPQAEALGVTLPDPDLVWNEDRGHHDFGEPDWEEFMAVVKGNGPCNAQRIAHRRRAHEDGAWVREAATAFAARSRIAGAQQARVEEESTR; encoded by the coding sequence ATGACGACCACCCCCAGCGCCCCTCTCGACGCGCCCGACGAGGACCGGCTGCTGGCCGGCTTCGACGCGACGATCGCGAGGAACGACCGGATCGAGCCGCGCGACTGGATGCCGGAGGGCTACCGGAAGACGCTGGTGCGCCAGGTGGCCCAGCACGCCCACTCCGAGATCATCGGCATGCAGCCCGAGGGCAACTGGCTCACCCGCGCGCCGTCGCTGCGCCGCAAGGCGATCCTGCTGGCCAAGGTGCAGGACGAGGCCGGCCACGGGCTCTACCTCTACTCCGCGTGCGAGACGCTCGGGGTCTCCCGGGCCGAGCTGACCGAGATGCTGATCGAGGGCCGGCAGAAGTACTCCTCGATCTTCAACTACCCGACGCTGTCGTACGCCGACGTGGGCACCATCGGCTGGCTGGTCGACGGCGCCGCGATCTGCAACCAGGTCCCGCTGTGCCGCACCTCCTTCGGCCCCTACGGCCGCGCGATGATCCGCATCTGCAAGGAGGAGTCCTTCCACCAGCGGCAGGGCTACGAGCTGCTGATGACGATGATGCGCGGCACCGACGAGCAGCGCGCGATGGTCCAGGAGTCGGTGGACCGGTTCTGGTGGCCCGCGCTGATGATGTTCGGCCCGCCGGACGCGGAGTCGCCGAACACCGCCCAGTCGATGGCCTGGGGCATCAAGCGCAACACCAACGACGACCTGCGCCAGCGGTTCGTCGACATGACCGTCCCGCAGGCCGAGGCGCTCGGCGTCACGCTGCCCGACCCCGACCTGGTCTGGAACGAGGACCGCGGCCACCACGACTTCGGTGAGCCGGACTGGGAGGAGTTCATGGCCGTGGTCAAGGGCAACGGCCCGTGCAACGCCCAGCGGATCGCCCACCGGCGGCGCGCCCACGAGGACGGCGCCTGGGTCCGGGAGGCCGCGACCGCGTTCGCCGCACGCAGCCGAATTGCCGGGGCCCAGCAGGCCCGCGTCGAGGAGGAGAGCACCCGATGA
- the paaZ gene encoding phenylacetic acid degradation bifunctional protein PaaZ: protein MSALLESYAAGRWFRADDQGAPLLDATTGEEVARISSKGLDLGAMTSYARRVGGPAIRELTFHQRAALLKELGLHLMADKDELYALSYRTGATKRDSFVDIDGGLGTMLSYSSKGRRELPNDTVVLDGGLEQLGRGGTFVGQHVYTSRPGVAVQINAFNFPVWGMLEKLAPAFLAGLPSIVKPASQTAYLTELVVRRIIESGILPEGSLQLLAGSAGTLLDELTVQDSVAFTGSAHTAGMLRTHTNVLHGGVQLGVEADSLNCSILGPDVSTGDPEFDLFVKGVVTEMTVKAGQKCTAIRRVIVPEAIAGDVVEAISARLASTTVGNPADESVRMGALASLEQREEVRKAIQALRSSAEIVYGDPDRVELVDADAERGAFLSPVLLRASRGAVEPHEVEPFGPVSTVLTYDSVEEAVELAARGKGSLVGSVVTHDPDVARSVVLGAAPWHGRILVLDRDDAKESTGHGSPLPVLVHGGPGRAGGGEELGGIRGVLHHMQRTALQGSPDMLTAITGRWTTGSQRRVEDVHPFRKSLAELRVGDTIASAPRTVTLADIEHFAEFTGDTFYAHTDREAAEKNPLFGGIVAHGYLVVSLAAGLFVDPAPGPVLANFGVDSLRFLTPVKADDTISVTLTVKQITPRTNADYGEVRWDAVVTNAEGEVAATYDVLTLVAKTWPQEG from the coding sequence ATGAGTGCACTGCTGGAGAGCTACGCCGCCGGACGGTGGTTCCGGGCCGACGACCAGGGCGCGCCGCTGCTCGACGCGACCACCGGCGAGGAGGTCGCCCGGATCTCCAGCAAGGGGCTCGACCTGGGCGCGATGACGTCGTACGCCCGCCGGGTCGGCGGCCCGGCGATCCGCGAGCTGACCTTCCACCAGCGCGCCGCGCTGCTCAAGGAGCTCGGCCTGCACCTGATGGCCGACAAGGACGAGCTGTACGCGCTCTCCTACCGCACCGGCGCCACCAAGCGGGACTCCTTCGTCGACATCGACGGCGGCCTCGGCACGATGCTGTCCTACTCCAGCAAGGGCCGCCGCGAGCTGCCCAACGACACGGTCGTGCTCGACGGCGGGCTCGAGCAGCTCGGCCGCGGCGGCACGTTCGTCGGCCAGCACGTCTACACCTCGCGGCCGGGCGTCGCGGTGCAGATCAACGCCTTCAACTTCCCCGTCTGGGGCATGCTCGAGAAGCTCGCGCCGGCGTTCCTCGCCGGGCTGCCGAGCATCGTGAAGCCGGCCAGCCAGACGGCCTACCTCACCGAGCTCGTGGTCCGCCGGATCATCGAGTCCGGCATCCTCCCCGAGGGCTCGCTGCAGCTGCTCGCCGGCAGCGCCGGCACCCTGCTCGACGAGCTGACCGTGCAGGACTCGGTGGCGTTCACCGGCTCCGCCCACACCGCCGGGATGCTGCGCACCCACACCAACGTGCTGCACGGCGGCGTCCAGCTCGGCGTCGAGGCCGACTCGCTGAACTGCTCGATCCTCGGGCCGGACGTGTCGACCGGCGACCCGGAGTTCGACCTGTTCGTCAAGGGCGTCGTCACCGAGATGACGGTCAAGGCCGGCCAGAAGTGCACCGCGATCCGCCGGGTGATCGTGCCCGAGGCGATCGCCGGGGACGTCGTCGAGGCGATCTCGGCACGGCTGGCCTCGACCACGGTCGGCAACCCGGCCGACGAGTCGGTGCGGATGGGCGCGCTGGCCAGCCTCGAGCAGCGCGAGGAGGTGCGCAAGGCGATCCAGGCGCTGCGCAGCTCGGCCGAGATCGTGTACGGCGACCCCGACCGCGTCGAGCTCGTCGACGCCGACGCCGAGCGCGGGGCGTTCCTCTCCCCGGTGCTGCTGCGCGCCTCGCGGGGTGCGGTCGAGCCGCACGAGGTGGAGCCGTTCGGCCCGGTCAGCACCGTGCTGACCTACGACTCGGTCGAGGAGGCGGTCGAGCTGGCCGCCCGCGGCAAGGGCTCGCTGGTCGGCTCGGTGGTCACCCACGACCCCGACGTCGCGCGATCGGTGGTGCTGGGTGCCGCGCCCTGGCACGGCCGGATCCTGGTCCTCGACCGCGACGACGCCAAGGAGTCCACCGGCCACGGCTCGCCGCTGCCGGTGCTCGTGCACGGCGGTCCGGGCCGCGCGGGTGGTGGCGAGGAGCTCGGCGGCATCCGCGGCGTGCTGCACCACATGCAGCGCACCGCGCTCCAGGGCTCGCCCGACATGCTCACCGCGATCACCGGGCGCTGGACCACCGGGTCGCAGCGCCGGGTCGAGGACGTGCACCCGTTCCGCAAGAGCCTGGCCGAGCTGCGCGTCGGCGACACCATCGCCTCCGCTCCGCGGACCGTCACGCTGGCCGACATCGAGCACTTCGCGGAGTTCACCGGCGACACGTTCTATGCGCACACCGACCGCGAGGCCGCGGAGAAGAACCCGCTCTTCGGCGGCATCGTCGCCCACGGCTACCTCGTGGTGTCCCTCGCCGCCGGGCTCTTCGTGGACCCGGCCCCGGGACCGGTGCTGGCGAACTTCGGTGTCGACAGCCTGCGGTTCCTCACGCCGGTCAAGGCCGACGACACGATCTCGGTAACGCTGACGGTCAAGCAGATCACCCCGCGCACCAACGCCGACTACGGCGAGGTGCGCTGGGATGCGGTCGTCACCAACGCCGAGGGCGAGGTCGCCGCGACGTACGACGTGCTCACGCTGGTCGCCAAGACCTGGCCGCAGGAGGGCTGA
- the paaK gene encoding phenylacetate--CoA ligase PaaK, translating to MTVSASGMGELEPIETASVDELRGLQLERLRWTVRHAYDHVPHYRKALDAAGVHPDDVRELSDLAKLPFTSKADLRENYPFGMFAVPREQVARVHASSGTTGQPTVVGYTAEDIDTWATVMARSIRAAGGRPGDILHNAYGYGLFTGGLGAHYGAEKLGCTVVPVSGGMTERQVRLIADFEPRIIMVTPSYMLAVVDEMRRQGIDPRETSLQIGIFGAEPWTNEMRREMEQVLGIDAVDIYGLSEVMGPGVAQECVETKDGLHIWEDHFYPEVIDPVTGEVLPDGEEGELVFTSLTKQAMPVIRYRTRDLTRLLPGTARTMRRMEKITGRTDDMIILRGVNLFPTQIEELLLQIEDLSPHFQCVLSRTGTLDEMTVRVETREGVGESAARTAGQELRHMVKSTIGVSVAVDVVPPDAIERSVGKMRRIVDERPKR from the coding sequence ATGACCGTGAGCGCGTCGGGCATGGGTGAGCTGGAGCCGATCGAGACCGCGTCGGTCGACGAGCTGCGCGGGCTGCAGCTCGAGCGGCTGCGCTGGACGGTGCGGCACGCCTACGACCACGTCCCGCACTACCGCAAGGCCCTCGACGCGGCGGGCGTGCACCCCGACGACGTCCGCGAGCTGAGCGACCTGGCGAAGCTGCCGTTCACCTCCAAGGCCGACCTGCGCGAGAACTACCCGTTCGGGATGTTCGCGGTGCCGCGCGAGCAGGTCGCCCGGGTGCACGCCTCGTCGGGTACGACGGGCCAGCCGACCGTGGTCGGCTACACCGCCGAGGACATCGACACCTGGGCGACCGTGATGGCCCGCTCGATCCGGGCGGCCGGCGGCCGGCCGGGCGACATCCTGCACAACGCCTACGGCTACGGGCTGTTCACCGGCGGGCTCGGCGCCCACTACGGCGCCGAGAAGCTCGGCTGCACGGTGGTGCCGGTCTCCGGCGGGATGACCGAGCGCCAGGTCCGGCTGATCGCCGACTTCGAGCCGCGGATCATCATGGTGACCCCGTCGTACATGCTCGCGGTCGTCGACGAGATGCGCCGCCAGGGCATCGACCCCCGGGAGACCTCGCTGCAGATCGGCATCTTCGGCGCCGAGCCGTGGACCAACGAGATGCGCCGCGAGATGGAGCAGGTGCTCGGCATCGACGCGGTCGACATCTACGGGCTCTCGGAGGTGATGGGCCCGGGCGTCGCGCAGGAGTGCGTGGAGACCAAGGACGGGCTGCACATCTGGGAGGACCACTTCTACCCCGAGGTCATCGACCCGGTCACCGGTGAGGTGCTGCCCGACGGCGAGGAGGGCGAGCTGGTCTTCACCTCGCTGACCAAGCAGGCGATGCCGGTGATCCGCTACCGCACCCGCGACCTGACCCGGCTGCTGCCCGGCACCGCACGGACGATGCGGCGGATGGAGAAGATCACCGGGCGCACCGACGACATGATCATCCTGCGCGGCGTGAACCTCTTCCCGACCCAGATCGAGGAGCTGCTGCTGCAGATCGAGGACCTCTCGCCGCACTTCCAGTGCGTGCTGAGCCGCACCGGCACGCTCGACGAGATGACCGTGCGGGTCGAGACCCGCGAGGGCGTCGGGGAGTCCGCCGCCCGGACGGCCGGGCAGGAGCTGCGGCACATGGTCAAGAGCACGATCGGGGTCTCGGTCGCGGTCGACGTCGTCCCTCCGGACGCCATCGAGCGGTCGGTCGGCAAGATGCGCCGGATCGTCGACGAGCGCCCGAAGCGGTAG
- a CDS encoding dihydrolipoamide acetyltransferase family protein, with protein sequence MAEHTSGQTFLLPDLGEGLTEAEVVRWLVAEGDVVVVDQALVEVETAKSVVEVPSPYAGTVETLHAAEGQTVDVGRPLITVAAAGASAPAPVAAPSPAVDGQASRGESASASAEAYREEEKAGSGNVLIGYGTAAAAGSGRRRRPRHAAPPVTAAGSASTDQSGPSGRSDPLGPAGTSRFGATVPRVISPLVRKLAHDHEVDLHALEGTGLGGLVVRADVESAIRRTTAPAAAAETAPAAAAAAPLPAAPAGAGERRIPLNGFRKTAAAALSRSRAEIPEATVWVDVDATALWELRESARTATDPGPGILAYLARFVVAGLKEHPVLNARLDTERDEIVTYDTVNLGLAVQGDRGLVVPAVLGADRMTTAGLDAAIRDLTTRARVGRATAEELSAGTFTLNNYGGFNVDGSAAIINHPQVAILGFGRIIDRPWVVDGELCVRKITQMSFVFDHRVCDGGTAAGFMRSVADAVENPASAIARL encoded by the coding sequence ATGGCTGAGCACACCTCTGGCCAGACGTTCCTGCTGCCCGACCTCGGGGAGGGGCTGACCGAGGCCGAGGTGGTCCGCTGGCTGGTCGCCGAGGGTGACGTCGTCGTCGTCGACCAGGCGCTCGTCGAGGTGGAGACCGCCAAGTCGGTCGTCGAGGTGCCCTCGCCGTACGCCGGCACGGTCGAGACCCTGCACGCCGCCGAGGGCCAGACCGTGGACGTGGGCCGGCCGCTGATCACCGTCGCCGCGGCCGGGGCGTCCGCCCCGGCCCCGGTGGCCGCCCCGTCCCCGGCCGTCGACGGCCAGGCGTCGCGCGGCGAGTCGGCGTCGGCGTCGGCCGAGGCGTACCGCGAGGAGGAGAAGGCCGGCTCGGGCAACGTGCTGATCGGCTACGGCACGGCCGCGGCCGCCGGGTCCGGTCGCCGCCGCCGTCCGCGGCACGCCGCGCCACCCGTGACCGCCGCCGGCTCGGCGTCGACCGACCAGTCCGGCCCGTCCGGCCGGTCCGACCCGTTGGGCCCGGCCGGCACGTCCCGCTTCGGCGCGACGGTGCCGCGGGTGATCTCCCCGCTGGTGCGCAAGCTCGCGCACGACCACGAGGTCGACCTGCACGCGCTCGAGGGCACCGGGCTCGGTGGCCTGGTGGTGCGCGCCGACGTGGAGTCCGCGATCCGGCGTACGACGGCGCCCGCGGCCGCCGCGGAGACCGCCCCTGCCGCGGCCGCCGCGGCGCCGCTGCCGGCCGCGCCCGCCGGGGCCGGCGAGCGGCGGATCCCGCTGAACGGTTTCCGCAAGACCGCCGCGGCCGCGCTGTCGCGGAGCCGGGCGGAGATCCCCGAGGCGACCGTGTGGGTCGACGTGGACGCCACCGCGCTGTGGGAGCTGCGCGAGAGCGCCCGGACCGCCACCGACCCCGGGCCGGGGATCCTGGCCTACCTCGCCCGGTTCGTGGTCGCGGGGCTCAAGGAGCACCCCGTCCTGAACGCGCGGCTGGACACCGAGCGCGACGAGATCGTCACCTACGACACCGTCAACCTCGGGCTGGCCGTGCAGGGCGACCGGGGACTCGTCGTGCCCGCGGTGCTCGGCGCGGACCGGATGACCACCGCCGGCCTGGACGCCGCGATCCGCGACCTCACCACACGGGCACGGGTGGGCCGGGCGACCGCCGAGGAGCTGTCGGCGGGCACCTTCACGCTGAACAACTACGGCGGGTTTAACGTCGACGGCAGCGCCGCGATCATCAACCACCCGCAGGTGGCGATCCTCGGCTTCGGCCGGATCATCGACCGGCCCTGGGTCGTCGACGGCGAGCTGTGCGTCCGCAAGATCACCCAGATGTCGTTCGTCTTCGACCACCGGGTCTGCGACGGCGGCACGGCGGCCGGCTTCATGCGCAGTGTGGCCGACGCGGTCGAGAACCCCGCGTCCGCGATCGCCCGGCTCTGA
- a CDS encoding alpha-ketoacid dehydrogenase subunit beta has translation MTHEKLTMAQALNRALRGAMAADPAVLMFGEDVGPLGGVFRITDGLTAEFGEDRCFDTPLAEAGIVGFAVGLAMNGMRPVVEMQFDAFAYPAFEQIVSHVAKMRNRTRGAVSVPLVIRVPYAGGIGGVEHHCDSSESYYAHTPGLHVVAPANPADAYGLLRAAIASDDPVVFLEPKKLYWAKEEVDLAAPVAPIGRAAVVREGTDATLIAYGPSVPVALEAAEAAAAEGRSLQVVDLRSIVPFDDETVCAAVRSTGRAVVVAEATGFASVSSEIVARVTERCFHSLAAPIRRVTGFDIPFPPPKLEHFQLPGVDRVLDAVDDLQWEWS, from the coding sequence ATGACCCACGAGAAGCTGACCATGGCGCAGGCGCTCAACCGCGCGCTGCGCGGCGCGATGGCCGCGGACCCCGCCGTACTGATGTTCGGCGAGGACGTCGGCCCCCTCGGCGGGGTCTTCCGGATCACCGACGGGCTGACCGCCGAGTTCGGCGAGGACCGCTGCTTCGACACCCCGCTCGCGGAGGCCGGCATCGTCGGCTTCGCCGTCGGCCTGGCCATGAACGGCATGCGGCCGGTGGTCGAGATGCAGTTCGACGCGTTCGCCTACCCGGCGTTCGAGCAGATCGTCAGCCACGTCGCGAAGATGCGGAACCGCACCCGGGGGGCGGTGTCGGTGCCGCTCGTGATCCGGGTGCCGTACGCCGGCGGCATCGGCGGCGTGGAGCACCACTGCGACTCCTCGGAGTCCTACTACGCCCACACCCCCGGTCTGCACGTCGTCGCACCGGCGAACCCCGCCGACGCCTACGGGCTGCTGCGCGCGGCGATCGCCTCCGACGACCCGGTGGTGTTCCTGGAGCCGAAGAAGCTCTACTGGGCCAAGGAGGAGGTCGACCTGGCCGCCCCGGTGGCGCCGATCGGCCGGGCGGCCGTCGTGCGGGAGGGCACCGACGCGACGCTGATCGCCTACGGGCCGTCGGTGCCGGTCGCGCTCGAGGCCGCGGAGGCCGCCGCCGCCGAGGGACGCTCGCTGCAGGTGGTCGACCTGCGCTCGATCGTCCCGTTCGACGACGAGACCGTCTGCGCCGCGGTGCGCTCCACCGGGCGGGCGGTCGTGGTCGCCGAGGCGACCGGCTTCGCCTCGGTCTCCTCCGAGATCGTCGCCCGGGTCACCGAGCGGTGCTTCCACTCGCTGGCCGCGCCGATCCGCCGGGTCACCGGCTTCGACATCCCGTTCCCCCCGCCGAAGCTCGAGCACTTCCAGCTGCCCGGCGTCGACCGGGTCCTCGACGCCGTCGACGACCTGCAGTGGGAGTGGTCCTGA
- the pdhA gene encoding pyruvate dehydrogenase (acetyl-transferring) E1 component subunit alpha, with amino-acid sequence MTRDPDLLLPSAEPVMLIDPQGQRVDGSAYEMSDGDALVEAYAALVAGRRLNDQAYALVRQGRLAVYPSSHGQEACQVVAAQVLAEGDWLFPTYRDTVAAVARGVDPVEVLVLLKGDWHSGYDPYEKKVAPQATPLATQLLHAVGVAHAARLKGEDTVVLAMCGDGATSEGDFHEAMNFAAVFDAPVVFFVQNNEYAISVPLARQSVAPSLAHKGVGYGVRAERVDGNDAAALLAVLGEAVNRARAGEGPQLVEAHTYRMQAHTNADDATRYRADADVQAWVERDPITRLEAHLRGRGLLDDAAVAAYAEDAERLAAHTREGLNRDVEPDPDDLFRHVYAEPTPQLAEQAALVRDELSREGDAR; translated from the coding sequence ATGACACGTGATCCGGATCTCCTGCTGCCGTCGGCCGAACCGGTGATGCTCATCGACCCGCAGGGGCAGCGGGTCGACGGCTCGGCGTACGAGATGTCCGACGGCGACGCGCTCGTGGAGGCGTACGCCGCGCTGGTCGCCGGCCGGCGCCTCAACGACCAGGCCTACGCGCTGGTCCGCCAGGGCCGGCTCGCGGTCTACCCCTCCTCCCACGGGCAGGAGGCCTGCCAGGTCGTGGCCGCCCAGGTGCTGGCCGAGGGCGACTGGCTGTTCCCGACCTACCGCGACACGGTCGCCGCCGTCGCCCGCGGGGTCGACCCGGTCGAGGTGCTGGTGCTGCTCAAGGGCGACTGGCACTCCGGCTACGACCCCTACGAGAAGAAGGTCGCCCCGCAGGCCACGCCGCTGGCGACCCAGCTGCTGCACGCGGTCGGCGTCGCGCACGCCGCGAGGCTGAAGGGCGAGGACACCGTCGTGCTCGCGATGTGCGGCGACGGCGCCACCAGCGAGGGCGACTTCCACGAGGCGATGAACTTCGCGGCCGTCTTCGACGCACCGGTCGTCTTCTTCGTGCAGAACAACGAGTACGCCATCTCGGTGCCGCTCGCCCGGCAGAGCGTCGCGCCGTCGCTGGCGCACAAGGGGGTCGGGTACGGCGTCCGCGCCGAGCGCGTGGACGGCAACGACGCCGCCGCGCTGCTGGCGGTCCTCGGCGAGGCGGTCAACCGGGCCCGGGCCGGTGAAGGGCCGCAGCTGGTCGAGGCGCACACCTACCGGATGCAGGCGCACACCAACGCCGACGACGCGACCCGCTACCGCGCCGACGCCGACGTGCAGGCCTGGGTCGAGCGCGACCCGATCACCCGGCTCGAGGCGCACCTGCGCGGTCGCGGGCTGCTCGACGACGCCGCGGTGGCGGCGTACGCCGAGGACGCCGAGCGGCTCGCCGCCCACACCCGCGAGGGCCTGAACCGCGACGTCGAGCCGGATCCCGACGACCTGTTCCGGCACGTCTACGCCGAGCCGACGCCGCAGCTGGCCGAGCAGGCGGCCCTCGTCCGCGACGAGCTGAGCCGAGAAGGGGACGCCCGATGA
- a CDS encoding Lrp/AsnC ligand binding domain-containing protein, whose translation MASTLDATDHRILDQLQRDGRMSMRTLAERLHISRANAYARVERLRTSGVIKGFRADIDPAATGLGTSAYVTLNVQQADWRQVREALRALPGIAHIGLVGGEFDVILLVRARDNADLRRLVLDEIQGMPGVVNTRTLLVFEEPEPLGRAFDAD comes from the coding sequence GTGGCCAGCACCCTGGACGCCACCGACCACCGCATCCTCGACCAGCTCCAGCGCGACGGCCGGATGTCCATGCGCACGCTGGCCGAGCGGCTGCACATCTCCCGCGCGAACGCCTACGCCCGGGTCGAGCGGCTGCGGACCTCCGGCGTGATCAAGGGCTTCCGTGCCGACATCGACCCCGCGGCCACCGGGCTCGGCACCTCGGCCTACGTCACGCTCAACGTGCAGCAGGCCGACTGGCGCCAGGTCCGCGAGGCGCTGCGCGCGCTGCCCGGCATCGCGCACATCGGCCTGGTGGGCGGTGAGTTCGACGTGATCCTGCTGGTCCGCGCCCGCGACAACGCCGACCTGCGCCGGCTGGTCCTCGACGAGATCCAGGGCATGCCCGGGGTGGTCAACACCCGCACGCTGCTGGTCTTCGAGGAGCCCGAGCCGCTGGGTCGCGCGTTCGACGCGGACTGA
- a CDS encoding chorismate mutase, translating to MSDQQTTDQATAELGRLRASIDNLDAALVHLLAERFKCTQEVGRLKARSGMPPADPAREAFQIERLRTLAHDSGLDPTFAETVLNLIISEVIRNHEKIKQAGGS from the coding sequence GTGAGCGATCAGCAGACGACCGACCAGGCGACGGCGGAGCTGGGGCGGCTGCGCGCCAGCATCGACAACCTGGACGCCGCCCTGGTGCACCTGCTCGCGGAGCGGTTCAAGTGCACCCAGGAGGTCGGCCGGCTCAAGGCCCGCTCCGGGATGCCGCCGGCGGACCCGGCGCGCGAGGCCTTCCAGATCGAGCGGCTGCGCACGCTGGCCCATGACTCGGGTCTCGACCCGACCTTCGCCGAGACCGTCTTGAACCTGATCATCAGCGAGGTCATCCGCAACCACGAGAAGATCAAGCAGGCCGGGGGCTCCTGA